CTAGCTAACTACCCCATTATACCTGGTCCAGCACAATACCAAAATAACAACTACTGTTGTCCTGCCCTCTATATAGCCCTCTACAGGTCTACCCTCTAACTTAACATGGAATCAGAACCTTGATTGGTGGTACAAATCAAGGTTCTCACTTTGAAACACAATACAATTTGGAAAAGGACatgggatgtgaatactttctgaaggcactggtaTATGCCGATTTCTAAATATACAGCAAAGTAAACAGAATGGCGCTGGTTAGCAACTTACTTGACAAAATAGGTGATGATCACCCATAGGTGAATAACGTTGTTGTAACTCTTGTTCGTCATTGAATGCTTAGATGAATGACTGGGCTCTGGTGTTGTCGAGTTAAATCTATAAACTATGAGACTTACTCTTTACAGCTGGACACAGACAATCACATAATGTCATAGACAGACAATTTGAAATTGAGACAATTCAATAAGTCAGATCAAGTCTTATACAGAGGCTTAAATAATGACATTGGAATTTGTAATGTAGTTAATGGTGGATCCGTTGTTTGCCTAACTAATAGAAACACATAGAAAGTAATAGATCAAATCTAAAACCACAGAACATACCGTCACagaacacacagtcacagagcacacacacacgtacacacatacacaccttcgtCCTTCAACCTCCATGTGCAGGGTTGTCCTGTGTCCATGTGATCGCTATAATCTGATAATTACCCTGATCCAATTGGCTAAATCAGGTGCCCCGCTGAGTTCCCAGAAGGCATTGCTGTTTGATTTCTGATCAGTCTTAAGtagaaacaacacaacactacttcACGGGGCTAACTTCCTTTATTAAAATTTACACAATGGTCTTATCATCTTTCTACACAACATACAGAAAGAAAACCAGATTGATTTCCCATGGCAAAACACATTTTCtttaaagtaaataaaataatttatattaattacattgtttaaaaaaagttATGTATCAATACTAGACTATTTACAAATATAACAGTAGCACGGGCATTGGCCTATGAGTGAGTTATGTACAGGAACTTAGTGAgtgtgatatatacagtaactctCGACGGTCCAATAAGAGAAATGCTGATTGGACCTGCTGAGTGATGTCACAGAGCAGGGGCTGGGGTCAGAGTTCAGGGGTTGGAGATCAGGGGTTTAGCTGCCAATCTCAAATGTCCTCCTCAAGTTTTGGGGTCACCCCTGGTTCACCTCTGCCACTTTCCCCCGCGCCTCGTCTCCTATAGCCCCTCCAATCCTCCAGCAGCGCACCCCAAACTTCAACACCACCAGGTTAAGTTGAAATGTTTCCACCTCCCCTACCCCAGGAGTTTCCAGCCCACCTCCATCCCTCAAGGTAATGGTAGGAGAGGAAGGACTTTAAAGAGGTGATGTCTGAGGTGTTTCAGTCCATTTCTTTGGAATTTGCTAATATAAAAAGTGCTCTACAGGTGGGTCCAAATATTTTAAGATAAAACTCTCTGCTCCTTGGGCGATGAATTAACCTTTCCACTTTATCCTCCTTTCTGGGCTGGAGGGTCGCGTAGCAACCACCAGCCCCACACCATCCTTAAAACGCAACATACTTGCTCTCCTGATCTTACTCTTAAcctgttaatatatatatattattctcAATACAATGCAAATATCTGACATTATGCATTTTCATGACAGTGGATAGTGTTTTGATGTTTTTCCTCTCATTTTGTAAAAAAAGGGGTACAAATAAAGTTGTAAAATATGAACATGAAATAGAGCAGAATTATACAGAATGTTAGAAAACACACAGAGAGTATCCCATGGGAACTGCTTGGAAGATTAACAAAGCTGGGGTTGGAGGGAGTGTGTGCGTTGAAAAATCATGAGGTTTAGAAAAAGtgtattgtgagtgtgtgtgtgtgtgtgtgggggggggcatttTGGAAAGTCAATTTATCAATTGGTTATAATATAACTTACACATACATTCATGCATTCGTATATTCAAAATATCCTATGTGCTGACATGTACTCAGGATCTGTCCATTTTAGTTTTCCCTTCAGATGGCCAGAAACGTGTGTTGTGCGCATatttgtgtatgtctgtatgttgTGTCATAAATGCAAAGGAGGTGGTcaatcttcctctcttccctttggTGGGAGTGGTCTCAGTTTGTGCGGGCATATCGTGATCAGCTCACCGTGGCAACACCATCCACTCCGCCCTCCTCCACTGCGTTACCCTTGCTCATGGCTTTCATCTTGTCCATGATGTCAGTAAACGTCTCCTTCACCGTCTTCTCCAGGATCCAGCCTTCGCTTTCACTCTCTGGGTCTTCTGGGTTGGCCAGGTTGCACTGGGAGGTGTTCACGTACTGGAGGCCGATCATCACAATAACCTAcagaggataaagagagacataTTACTTACAGCTAGCCTGGACTAAGACTACAGCTAGCGTGTGTGTGAAGAGCTACACCTGGCCTGAAGTAAGAGCTAGATTCAAGAACATGCTCATGTACTGAAAGTGAAAACCCACCATAACTAAATCTAACAACACATTAACCAACCAACAGGGGTAGAcccagagagtgacagacacatcagCCTGCACTAACAGCTGTAGGTAATGGATCGCACCAATCACCATTTAACAACTGAATATGTTCCACATAAACACATCAAACCAGTCTGAAGCAAGGAGTTAAAAACAAAGAATCACACTAACAGAGATAGCAACAACAAACAAAAGCAATCATAAGTTTGCTAATGTAGTAGCATAGCATACACAAgcaaatatatgtattttttttgttttacctctACACTATCTGTGTTTCTGATTGGTCATTTTATAACCCCCAGTATTTGATCAGGAGTCTGATTTCCATAACTGGTCCCTCCCCCAAATGAAGACATCACTCCACCTCTCACAAGGCTATCGGTAAGGTAATACCATGGAGACAGTTGCGTAACCATGGCTATTCCAGGTAGGAGATAGCCATGGCTGTTTTTGTCCCTGATAAGCTTCAGCAGATTGAGTCCAGTTTTTTAGTACACGTTAAGTACTGTAAGATTTCTAGAACAGAGATTTACTGTCCTTAGGTATATATGTTTTACAAATACCAAAACAGCTAAAAATGTATAGTAACACTTCTCTCAAACTTCTTCAGATAATTTATTCTGAAAAGAAGACAAAGAGACAAACAGTGCATGTTCAAGGGCAGCCATTTTGCTTTTTTGTCTTCGTAGGCCAGTGGGGCTGCAGACTTTTGCGCCAGCCAAAATcagtaacacacctgattcaactaaccAACCAAGAATCTTCTTCAATATGGATTTAATTAGTCTTAATTAGTCTGCTTTGGTTGTTGTGAAAGCCTGCATCCACACGGACCCACAGGATTACCAGTACAGCAGTCTAGTTACCAGCCCTGTGTACTACTGTTGTAAGCCTTACAGGTGAAGCTGCCTCTactcatgtgtctgtgtgtaccatTGTAAacctggcaggtgtgtgtgtgtgtgtgtgtgtctgtgtgtgtgtgtgtgtgtgtgtgtgtgtgtgtgtgtgtgtgtgtgtgtgtgtgtgtgtgtgtgtgtgtgtgtgtgtgtgtgtgtgtgtgtgtgtgtgtgtgtgtgtgtgtgtgtgtgtgtgtgtgtgtgtaccgctGTAAGCCTAGCAGGTGATGCAGCCTCTGCAGAAGGGAGCAGCAGGTGTATCAGCAGCCCGCACATGACCTGGAAACATGACAATggcaggagggatggaggggtggaggaggtgtgGAAATGTACATTGAGAGTAAAGGAGGACACCATGCAAGGAACTCTGGATCTAGCCAGGCATCTGGGTCAACTTTGTCATCGGTCAGTGATGAACGCCATCACAAAATAATCACCCCACGCCTTTGAAAAGCGAGTAAGAGGGAGCATTTTCCTTACCTCCAGAATAGCGACCAGTAGCACCAGGGCTCCTATGGTGTTCATCATGCCTCCGTAGTAGGATATCAGTGCGTCGCGGCAGCCCCGTTTCCAGATGTTCAGGTCCTCAGTGTGGTGGTCGTAGGAGTAGTGGGCCGTGTTGTTGGTCACCTGGTACTGGATGCAGGGCCGAGGGGAGCCGGGGTTACAGCAGCTGAATGGAACAGCATCCATCAGGTACTTCCCATCCACGTTGCTGCCGATACGACTGGGGGGTGAAAGGGCAAAGGACAGGGGTTAGGGTATTGTGGGTTAGGGTCAGTGCATTGTGTGTTAGGTTCAAGGTCCTTATGGGGTTAGCGGAGTGAAACGGTAGCCATCCATCGGGTACTTCGCATCCACATTACTGCTGAAGCGAATGGGGGTCAGAGGGCAAAGGGCAGAGGTTAGACTCAGGGTAATATATGAAAGTGCTACCCAATCCATCCATCATCATGTACTGTAAGTGTGAGGAAGTGCTAGTGAACTACCAGAATTTAGAAAGGTAGGATTAGGCTGAAAGAACATCTACAACAAAGTCACTCATACCTTGACACAACCTAACACTGATTTTTCATTCAGTATCCATGATAGAGGGTTTACAGTGCTTGCATTGGTCCTGACACAGAGCTGAAATCAGTTCACAGTGTACCTGGTAAAGAGAGGATCATTAAGGTCTATCAGTCTCTCACATGCTGTTTGAATGGGATTAACCCCATTAGCTCCTCCCTACTGTGAACACGGTCTCTTCACACTGGCTTTGGGAAGAAACAGTGCAAAGGAAAACTAATACTGTCACTTGCTTTCCAACGAAGGTGCATGAGCCAAGAACTCTGCTCACGTTGGGAAGGAACAATAATACTTCCACTATACCTCGCTTTTCAACATAAACAGACATGCACACTGAAGATGAGAAAAACATTCAGCAACTCTTGGAGGACACACCTTTCTTGGAAAGATGCACATATAGTATATCTGCCAAATACTCAGAAATTACAGCAAAAGGATATGAAAAATCATGCTGCACACCACATACGAATTATCTCTCCCAGAGTTACTTTCCTCCCCTACACTGAGATGGCATTTCAGAGGATGTATTGAAATTATATTCATAAATTGATGATTGATCCATTACTTTCAATGAGGATGAATTGCCTAAATGGAATTAGTCTGCATACTAGCTAATAGATGGCTGGATATACAGTAGTAGTAAACATCGTTGTGGCTTGTCAACAGAGTTGTAGTTGACGGGTAATCAATCAAGCAGTTTGTAGATCGTCTGAGTAGATGAGGATTATCCTAACAAAGTGAGACTGAATGGACTGACTGTGACAGCAGTCATCTCTGATTCTGTAGGAGGAAGTGTGCATTTGGCCTTTGGGTGGTATGGGGGTGGAGTTTCAATTGTGATTGACAGGTGTAGGGCAGTTCCAAATTAACATTATGGAAAGAGTGGTATGATagcctagcaggtagcctagtggttagagtgttgggccagtaactgaaaggttgctagatcaaatccctgagctgacaaggtaaaaaaaaaaaatctgtttgttctacccctgaacaaggcagttaacccactgttcctagactgtcattgtaaataagaatttgttctgacttgttggagttaaataaaggttaaataaaaaatgtgacaGGGATACAGATCATTCCCAACAATATGGACATGGAATTACACTCTGTTGGGAGTGCTGACACTGTAGGTTAATGCTGACACAGACCAGGGGTGGGAAACACTTAACAGGACCTTGATTTGCCGAATCAGGTGTATTACAGTAGGGCTAGAGACAACATTTGcatagatctccaggaagagcgTTTGCAGGCCCTGCTTTAGATCATTTGTTTCCTGAAAGATAAGCAATTTAAGCAGGACTAAGATGTGGTCCTTTAACAGCCCATCGTCGTCATCATCAACCTTGAATCAAAAGAGCATGCCAGCTAATATCTCCTTGAGGTCCTATTGGTTAATCACTGTGTCTAGCTAAGCTCTTATTGGTCAATAATTGTCGTAAGTGAATGGTTGGCCAATCACTGTCTCTACGCAAGGCCTTGTTGGCtaactcggtctctctctctagacaggTCTATTCCCAGACCATCACCAGGCCGCATGCTGATTCGTTAGCACATAAGCCTGAAGGGGGAGGAAATGTGGTCCAAGAAGATTGGCCACTAAGaactcacaggctcacacacacattcgcacACCTGAGAACACTTACAATGAAAAATGTCCCTTTATACAACCACACACTTGATATCACTTACACTGAAAACCAACACTTGAAACACCTGCACCCAAGCACACCTTACACCCGTACACTGTAAAACAAACCCTTGCATCATTCCCCTTCAACTCTCACAGAAAGCTCAcctccctccccaccaccactctcGTTATTACTCCACACTAATGACTGAATCCCCCTCACCTCCCGTAAATCGAAAACCAACCCACACGTACGCACAGCCCCATCACCACCTCTAACACTAAAACCTCAAATCCACTGACCCTGTAATCCCTCCTTTACCTTATAATCGAAAGTGACCCTTTTATATTGCTTACGGCCCCCCTCCTTGCACCTGCAATCCATTTATACTGAACACCCATTAAGAACAGTGAACTCACCATAACCTAACCCTACAATCTCCATTCATGCCATTTGTTGGTGTGGGCCAGATATATAGGCCTCTTACTTAAAAAAACTTACATCACTACATTATAACCACCTAATAGTTAGGGATATGGTTGGGATAGCTTAAGAACTGATCCTAGAGCTGTTGCTAATATCATGACTCACTCTTTAACTTCCTTGGCGCTGAAGTCCAGGTAGCGGTTGCTGACCCACTGGATCTCGAACCAGTCCCTGAAGTTGTTGTTGCCGCAGCAACGGAACTCAATCTGCATCTGGTCCAAAGTCCTCTTCATGTAGCAGCGTCCCGGCGTGTCTGTGTCCTTGTAGAACCTCAGGGCGTTCTTCAGGCCCTCGGCCAGCGTGAACTGGAGAGGGATCCTCATCAGGAAGCAGAGCAGAGCCGTCAGCACCAGGAGACAATTGAAAGCCACACAGGAGACGAGGAAGGGTTTGAGCATAGACTTCCACCTGGAGAACTTGACAGGGTCCAAGGAGTCGTAGCAGATCTTGCCTCCCATGGCGTTGATCCCACAGGCCAGCAGCCCCACGGCAATTAGTAAGTTAGGAACGAAGTGGCTCTCGTTGTTGTCCATCATCTCCGAGCGCTTACGCAGCTCGATCTTAAAGAACAACCCCATGCTGAAGACGAGCACGCCTGCCATCACTGAGAACCAGTACATCAGCCATAGGAACTGGGCTAGCTTCACCCGCTTCTTCAGGTCAAACTTGACCACCATTAGTGCCATGGTGGCAACCTAGGGATATTGCTTACCTATACACAAGGAAAATACACTACTGAGATGAGATATAGCTCTACGGTCAGGTCCTTCTTCTGGATGCCCCAGCCAGCAGAGTTTCAGCTGTTCTCGTTAAGCGGTTTGAACCGCTGATTCCCTGTAAGGTGGCTTCAGCCGTTCTCttcgtctctcagtctctcctgcagctcaTCCAGCAGTGCAGGACTGTCAGCTCAGGCAATGATCTGTAATCCATcccagagaggagcagaggtaAAGAAAGAGGAGTGCGGTTATTCCTTCAGGACCCTCTCTTCTCCCATAGTGGCCAGACCCTACAAAGAAAACTCACCCAGATGGATGACAGAACACAGGGTCACACTTGCCTTAGTTCTAAACTTTCCCTCCAAAAACATTGAAATCAACAGGTGAGGCTAATCGTGATGTTCCTTTCGCTGGTTGGAAGAGGATTGAGGAAGATCCTCCAGATTCCAGGCGGAGGGGAGGTGCGTCATGATAATCCCCTGTAAGCAGCCTGAACCCATTTACAAAAATCCCTCTCCAGAAGATGAGCCTGGCTGTAAGCTGTTGCCAGGAGACATAATTGGTTTGAATGCTCACATGGTCATTGTCACCCTGATCGAATGCACCGGGGGCCATTAATAAGGACAGTTAACGGTTGACGGAGAGTGGAGATGTGGAACAACGCCGTGCTGCACTTTTGGAAGGGGTCCCTGGGTTCAGGCGAGGAAGAATGTTTACAGTGTAGTCACCTAAGATGTTTCAGTAAACCATCCAAAAACCATGTAAGACTCTCCATGACCCAGTTAGCTCCACCTACACTCAGCAGTCAATATCAACAACCTGCCAGTCTCTCGCCTGTAGTAAGGAAGCAGGCAGATTTAGCTATAGGTGTTTGTGCCTACACTAACTGAACTATCAGTGTATGCTGATGGCAGTTTGGTAGACCAATAACTAACTTCTAATGGGAGCTTCTTCACTGCACAGCAAAGTTAGGATTGTGATGTGTACAGTATAAGAGAGCAGGGAGATGTGTGGTTGTCAGTGCATTCAATTAACGACATGATAGACTAGTGTACATGTGAGCTACACTGGGACGCACAACAGGCCAGCAGACCTGATGACAGCTGCAGTAGTTGGCAGAACTTGTGACAGAGCCAGAGATCAGAGAAACCAGAAGAGCATACTGGTGTTAGTGTACCCGGGGGCGGAGGTTCGTACTGTCACTACCGCAGAATGATATTGACCTCGAATGAGTTAGCTATCTCATGGGAAGAGTGGGGACAGGATGTGGAAAGGGGAAGAAACCATTTGGGGCATGTACAGATTAAGACAACTCCTGGACTAAACAGCATTTTCAATTGAGATTCCTAGGAATTTGAGGACTGGGCTTAATCTGTGTACGGGAAACCacctgttacgttccccagtttctgtgttgtggggttttgtttgtatgtgtgtgtttcaggatggaTTCCTGAAattcccccaagcagctgattggtcggccacATTGCTAATTGGCGCCGACCCCGCCCTCACGTCAGAGGATACAGCTGTATCCCATTACAGACTCCTTCTCCAGCTATATAAACCAGTGTTTTGTTGCTCAGAAGAGAGATGATTAGTGTGTTCCGTGTTGGTTGTTAAGAGAGCAAATTGATAtatcctgtgttggttgtttctCAGAGAGCTGATGGTTATGTTCTGTGTTTGTTGCTCAGACAGAGATTATTAGTATGTCCTGTTTTTGCTGAGAGACCGGTTTTGGTTAAGTACTTTATAGCCGCTGCTTCTAAGGTATGTGTGTCCCCATAGGACGCAGTGTTTTTGATTATTGAAATTGTTTACTTACATGTGTATTCTGTTTCagttgttcccagggggaaggggaaggcacctagggagtacttaggcaagaggcctgcgggcatacataaactgtagtatttactgtctatatgcactaggtaagacctgggcagaCAACTCCCTGTATTTTGGTTCAaacaccaggtggtgctaagttatgtaagtagtgggtaggcaggtaaggtagagggGGCTTTGACATTTACTTTCTTTGGTTCCGTTCAACCTTTTCCGCAAATTTGTGAGAAGGAATAAATTTCCAGTAAACGGTAAATTGtctgccttttgtcatccttacatctacagtcccattcctctttcactccacagGGAGtggagttgtagcagggtgttgcgttccctcttcctaGAGGTCTGCATAACATCACCCCTAACTGTTTCAGTCAATTATTTCATGCACAATTAAAGACAAGCGTACGAAAGACAGATTGGTTGACGTCAGCCAAACCCTTTATTCACATCTAGTATTTACTCCAGACCACCTAGTCAGAAGAAGAGGTATTTAGTGCTTTATAGATGGGAGAATGACAGAAGTGCTGTTTGTAAACATAAGACAGCATTTAAGGACTAAGATTGTTCTTCCTGATTAAATAAACAGGTAATAAGCGGTGTTACAGTACGTGGTTGACATTCTGTTTATTGCTCATCGTATAGTCATGAGAAAACAAATGCAGCAACTTTTTCCTCCCTGTGAAGAAATAAAGATTTCAGGCAGCACGCTACTGAATATTACCCAATATTTAATGGGTAATCCTGTCAGGACATCTATGGAACAACTGTACTATGGAACTCATTAGCATGAAAAGCAAAGTCAAGTAAGGCTGTGTCACATCAGGGCTGAATGAAAATAAGAGCTTCATTTGTTTACAGGCTCTTTGTATACTAATGTCTCTAGGAGTCccactctgttcttctctcagTTTCTGGAATGACAGACCAGTTAGGAGATTGGGTACCTAAGGCCAGCCAGTTAAAATCATCCACCTGGTTCCAGTTGTTCCTCTCCCGGTCCAGACCAGACACCTTGAAGTCCTGGTCCAGACCCAGGTAGGACCAGGCAAAAGGGGCAAAGCGCACCCCTTGGCAGTCCTCTATGATGGCGCGGCTGGTGACATGCAGATAGACCTGTGTGTCGGTGGTGTGATGAGTCCGTAGTTGCTGGCATGGGAAGGAGAGGGTGCTGCCGGTGCAGTGGTCCACAAACACAGAGCTGGATACTGGCCCAGAGAAGATTTCACAGTTCTGGACGTGTTTGATGTGGATGGTGCTGGGGGAGCCCAGGAGTCTGACCTTGCAGTTGGTCAGGTGGGTCAGTAGAACATCCTGTTGTTTAATCTCCGCCCCAGACTTGGTCAGCACCTGCCAAAAATAAGCAGTGGTCAGACATTTAAGATACATACCTGCAAAGAGCAGAATCTAAACCACAATTGACTAGAAACATTCTCAGAAGAAATGATTGAATATTGTTATGTTAGGGACTGTTACCTGGGCCTCAAAGTGGGAGAAGCCACACTGCTCTGGGGGGCTTATGGCTCCGTCCACTTTAGTTCGGCCAGAATCCTTAGGTGTTACAGGTGGAGCTGGTGGGTCTACTTTGGGTGTATTTGCTGCGCGCGACCTAAAGGCGAACTTCTTCTTGGGGAGAATCTCGTCTCTCTTCTCAGCCAGAGAGTTCTGTAGTTTCTGGAGCGCCGCCTGGGCCTGTCTCAGCTCGTACTGCGGTAAAAACACCATGCTATCGTTTAGAAACTTCTGGAGGAACTGTGTTTTAGTAGTCACTTTCTCCAAGGTTTGAGTGGCCAGGGCGCGGTCAGTAGCCCCCGAGCAGCCCTCCAGTAACTCCTCGATAGTTGCCCTTTCACTACTGAACGTCGCGGTGAAGAACCCACTCTTCTCCTCCGTGACAGACTGGCTATTTTTcgcttctttctttctctccacgtCCTCAAGCCTATCCTGTTCTCGTTTAAGCATCCTGTCCGGGATCTTAATGCCGGACTCACTGGGACCAGAATCCTCGTTTCCCTGACAAATACTACTCTCCACGTCCATGTTTTCACTGATGTTGTTTGAATACGGAAGAGATTTCGGTTGCTTCGTAACAAACGGCCTTCTTATTGGATAAATCTCTCCTCTCTTGTGACTATACCGTCATTCCATTGGTGGATTAGGGAGCGTTGTTTGCTATGGTCTCCCACTCCCACCCATGTTCATGCATAATTGTTTAAACCCATAACAAATATCCAGTGGTGGAAGGAAAAAGTACcccattttcatacttgagtaaaagtaaagttacGTTACAAGAAAATTACTcaattaaaagtgaaagtcacccagtaaaatactacttgagtaaaagtctatatatacataagtatcaaaagtaaatgttttttctaaaatatacttaagtatcaaaagtaaaagtatcaattatttcaaatttcttatattaagcaaaccagacagcatgaTTTAAAACAATGTAATAATAATTTACAGAGAGCTAGTGTCACACTCCTACACTGTCACACTCctatcagatgcagtagggatgaccagggattttctcttgataagtgtgtgaattggaccagtttcctgtcctgctaagcattcagaatgtaacaagtacttttgggtgtcagggaaaatgtatggagtaaaaagtacattattttctttaggaatgtagtggagtaaaagttgtccaaaatataaatagcaaagtacagataccctcAAAAACGACTAAAGTagtacattaaagtatttttacttatgaactttacaccactgcaaataTCCATATATAATGACGTTCATGTTTTATTGTGCCCCATTGCGAAAGCAAGTGGAAGGATGACAGTGCACATATTAAGCAAAACCTGAGCTTTAATCTAGGAGAATATAATACACATTTCAGAATAGTAAAGTAGTATATCAGTAGCCACCTTCACAGTAGGTGTAGAAGAGTTTATTATGCATTTCTCAATGTCACATACACCTCACTTTCACATACAGTACCTGTTAATTCTTCTGCAGGAAGAAATAACTGCACTCTTCCAGTGTAGACTGCTGATGCAAGTATAAGAAATGGGTCTGTAGTTTAAGGAACACAATAGGCCTATATGAATTTACACCAGAATAGACTGAAttacatacagtgtgtgtggaTGACCCCCATCTCTGATTGAAACATGGTGTACATAGCATCACTGTGAATATGATTAATTGTGTTACATTGGCGATGACTTATAAAAGCTGTTTCCCCCATCCTATATCCCATTGGAGGGTATGTGAGTGGAATAATGCCCTCGTTTTGCTGATCTCTCTGTTGCCACAATGTACAGCTTCCTCAATTACTTTATCAGCCACATCAAGGTGTGGCATCTGCTAGTGGCCCGCCCCCTACCGTTCATAATGGCCAAGTCTACTGTAAAACAATTTCCTATTCATAGGGGAGAAGAATTATGAAATATCTGTcatgaaagtttaaaaaaaaaactttaatgaaTGGTAGAACATAGTTTTTCAGTATTTAGAGTGTAGTGACTATTTGTCCGTTCTATGTTACTTCTATGGAATATTGCTTCGCTATCTGTAGAATGCTCTGATGTTACTGCCTTCTTCTGGAGCGGCACTACCCGTGCTGTGATGGCGAGGAAACCCCGTTGACAAGGCACTGCTTTTTCATGACGGTGAGTTTCCCTTTGAGTGTATTATAATTTTGTGATAAAATTTCtaggaaaaaacacacacaacctccttcctcccttccttcggggagggaagagagtgagagtggagagAAATCTATCTGAGACAGAACAGGGACAGTGAGAAAAAtatgagtgggagagggagaagaaggaggaggaggagaaggaggggggagcaAATTAAAAGTTGCCAAATGGAGATATTGGGTTTcaagaggagtgagacaggagTAAGGGTTTGCCTTCTTTCAGTCGTCTTTATGTTATGCTAATCGAAAAAAACACCTAGGTATCGACACTGTTTAGCCGTGTGAACGAATTCTATCCGACGATTCTAAATAGGCGACAACGGCTAGCTAACCTTGAACAGGCCGATGTTTACAAGTAAAAGTCCGCGGTCAAATAGCTAGCCCAAAGAGCTGTTGCCGAAGACTCCGCGCGGTCGTAAATTCCACGATTGAAATATGTCTGTTCAGCCAATCGAGAGAAATCTGACGTTTTGCTTTGCATGCTGGCAGATGAGCTAAATAGGAGACAAATGGTAACCTCTGAAGTCTACCCCAGcacagcagagaaagagagcacgTCAGCGACCAGCTAGAGGCTGGGAGGACAGGCTTTTTGTGCTCGAATGCGATTATCATTGTCTGTCGATTCAGTCTATTTTTGGACATAAATCGCAAGCTGTACATCAGCTGGTGGTCTAAACGATGTTTCCAAAGCTTAAAACCGTGGCACGACTGTCGTTGCTAGCTGTTTGTCTGATGGCACATTGATGCTACAATTTGGGAGGGTGTCATTACTATTTCAAAATTC
This region of Oncorhynchus tshawytscha isolate Ot180627B linkage group LG25, Otsh_v2.0, whole genome shotgun sequence genomic DNA includes:
- the LOC112224316 gene encoding peripherin-2-like; protein product: MALMVVKFDLKKRVKLAQFLWLMYWFSVMAGVLVFSMGLFFKIELRKRSEMMDNNESHFVPNLLIAVGLLACGINAMGGKICYDSLDPVKFSRWKSMLKPFLVSCVAFNCLLVLTALLCFLMRIPLQFTLAEGLKNALRFYKDTDTPGRCYMKRTLDQMQIEFRCCGNNNFRDWFEIQWVSNRYLDFSAKEVKDRIGSNVDGKYLMDAVPFSCCNPGSPRPCIQYQVTNNTAHYSYDHHTEDLNIWKRGCRDALISYYGGMMNTIGALVLLVAILEVIVMIGLQYVNTSQCNLANPEDPESESEGWILEKTVKETFTDIMDKMKAMSKGNAVEEGGVDGVATVS
- the tbcc gene encoding tubulin-specific chaperone C, giving the protein MDVESSICQGNEDSGPSESGIKIPDRMLKREQDRLEDVERKKEAKNSQSVTEEKSGFFTATFSSERATIEELLEGCSGATDRALATQTLEKVTTKTQFLQKFLNDSMVFLPQYELRQAQAALQKLQNSLAEKRDEILPKKKFAFRSRAANTPKVDPPAPPVTPKDSGRTKVDGAISPPEQCGFSHFEAQVLTKSGAEIKQQDVLLTHLTNCKVRLLGSPSTIHIKHVQNCEIFSGPVSSSVFVDHCTGSTLSFPCQQLRTHHTTDTQVYLHVTSRAIIEDCQGVRFAPFAWSYLGLDQDFKVSGLDRERNNWNQVDDFNWLALGTQSPNWSVIPETERRTEWDS